In the genome of Candidatus Eremiobacterota bacterium, the window GCCGCAAGGAGTGTCCCCGAGGCATAATCCTGCATCTTCTCGGGGTGATAGCCGAACTTGCCGCAGGCGAAGCAGTCTGCCACGTTGCACTTGCTCTTCGGCACCTTCTCCCCCCAGAGAGCCGCTTCAAAGACACCGCCATAATATTTTTCAGGCACTTCCCAGTACTTGGTAAAACTGCCCGTCACGGGCACAAGCTCATGGAAGCCCTCTTTCAGGCGGTTCGTGTACTGGGGCGGATAGAGGGATGTGCCCAGAAAGAGGGTTCTGCCCTCTGTGGTGCCCGTCACCTGGAAATAAAGGAGCTTTCCCGACGTATCCTTCGGCGAGGCGACTATCTTGATGCCGTCGATGCTTTGTCCATATGCCATGCACGGCAGGCAGAGCAGGGCTGCCGCTGCAAGGCATATGAGAATGGTCTTTTTCATTTCTCATCTCCTCCGCTTACCTATTCCCACCCTGAATGACCTTTCGGGAGCCTTAAGACAATGCGCACCCGCCACGGGTCCCCTTACCATCCGAGGCCCATTGTCGTTTCATGAGGCTCACCTCTTATTTATACTATATTACGCAGAAAAAATCAATTTATTTCACACAATTTTATAGAATTTTCAAAGATTTCCCATGAAGGGAATAAGAAGGCATCCCCACGAATATCACGTACAGAGGGATCAGGAGCCTCTCAGGAGAAGTTGGCCCTGGGAATCCTGGAGGTTTTTCCCTCATCCTTAGGAAGAGATGCTCCCCGCGGAGTCGATGATGAAATATCTTAAAACCGCCTTCATTTCGCTGTTTCTTGCCTTTGTGCTCTACCTTGCCTACCAGAGTTCGGCACCGGCCGGAAAGCACGGCGGCGTGGAAATTCCTTCACTTCCGCCCGATGAGGCCCTCATGGCGGAAGCTCCCGCCTTTGACGGCTGTGTCATGCCTGTGGAAGGAGTCTCTTACCAGAAAGGCCCTTCTCCTTCCCGCATACCCCTTGATACGGTATGGTGCGGATCGTATTACTATTTCCCGAAAAACTACAAGGCGGCTGGCGCCAGGGAGACTGAAATCTACGCGACCCGGGCCACGGGGTCGGGGTCGCACCCGGGGGTGGATATCGCCGTGCCCGTGGGCACCCCGGTGAAGGCCGTCGCGGCAGGAACGGTGATCCTTGCCGGGTGGCGCGAGGGGTGGGGAAACCTGCTGGTCATCGCCCACCAGGTGCCCGGCGCCGGGAAACTGTATTCAGTGTACGGCCATCTCTCCGGCTTCATCAAGACAGGCGGCATGGTCAAGAGAGGGGAGTTCGCGGGTTACTCAGGGGCAAGCGGCAGTCCCTATCCCCACCTCCACTTCCAGATTGACAGGAACCCCTTCCCCTATTACCCCTCATCGGGCGGCGCCTATCCCTATACGAGCCCCCTGCACCCGGTGAACCGCCTGGAAGAGCAGGAGCAGGTGAAAAAGAACACCTGTG includes:
- a CDS encoding M23 family metallopeptidase is translated as MMKYLKTAFISLFLAFVLYLAYQSSAPAGKHGGVEIPSLPPDEALMAEAPAFDGCVMPVEGVSYQKGPSPSRIPLDTVWCGSYYYFPKNYKAAGARETEIYATRATGSGSHPGVDIAVPVGTPVKAVAAGTVILAGWREGWGNLLVIAHQVPGAGKLYSVYGHLSGFIKTGGMVKRGEFAGYSGASGSPYPHLHFQIDRNPFPYYPSSGGAYPYTSPLHPVNRLEEQEQVKKNTCDPLLFVKEHPAAAPGKDASKGAP